A region of Streptomyces sp. NBC_01750 DNA encodes the following proteins:
- a CDS encoding response regulator transcription factor → MTESRGLVLIVEDERHIADVQRLYLAREGFGVHVETDGIAGLAAARRMHPVAIVLDIGLPGLDGIAFCRALRDVGDWTPVLLVTARGEEADRILGLELGADDYLTKPFSPRELVARVKTVLRRAAGPPGRTESVGRLSVDPISRTVRCDGEPVELTATEFNLLAYLLQHVGQVFTREQLLARVWGYPGYRDTRMVDVFVSQLRAKLGEASPIRTVRGVGYSATASSR, encoded by the coding sequence ATGACGGAGTCCAGAGGCCTCGTGCTGATCGTCGAGGACGAGCGCCACATCGCCGATGTGCAAAGGCTCTACTTGGCGCGCGAGGGCTTCGGTGTCCACGTCGAGACCGACGGGATTGCCGGGCTCGCGGCCGCGAGACGGATGCACCCGGTGGCGATCGTGCTGGACATCGGTCTGCCGGGCCTGGATGGCATCGCCTTCTGCCGTGCCCTGCGTGACGTCGGCGACTGGACGCCGGTGCTGCTGGTCACCGCGCGCGGTGAGGAGGCCGACCGGATCCTCGGGCTCGAGTTGGGCGCGGACGACTACCTGACCAAGCCGTTCTCGCCGCGCGAGCTGGTCGCCCGGGTCAAGACCGTGCTGCGCCGGGCGGCCGGGCCGCCGGGGCGGACCGAGAGCGTCGGCCGGCTCAGCGTGGACCCGATCAGCCGCACCGTGCGCTGCGACGGCGAGCCGGTCGAGCTCACCGCCACCGAGTTCAACCTGCTCGCGTACCTGCTCCAGCACGTGGGCCAGGTCTTCACCCGTGAGCAGCTGCTCGCGCGGGTCTGGGGGTACCCGGGCTACCGCGACACCCGGATGGTCGACGTCTTCGTCTCACAACTGCGCGCCAAGCTCGGCGAGGCGAGCCCGATCCGTACGGTCCGCGGCGTCGGCTACAGCGCGACGGCCTCCAGCAGGTGA
- a CDS encoding SpoIIE family protein phosphatase, producing the protein MVQRKPLLIVDADGLVSEWSKDAERLLGHSAADAVGRPATILVEEPAHADESVRSARRSGRVSGWAEGLDLRVDPVLRADGSVAWGIWAARRRGTEADEMGTALLDALFTQSPVGLVVVDADLRILRVNTASEGMRGAPVEQLLGRPVTEAFDMADPDGVKAMVRAVLENGVPILDRLVHGRPPAVSGPEHIYSVSVFRLQDATSRVLGAAASLVDVTERERGRARAAVRNAARQGIGGSLDVITTCRELVDVAVPGFADTAVVDVLDTVVRGEEPPLGPLFGNEPMRRTAFKTGTGQPQAYPVGGTSRFPFPTPYTQSLGDLEPRLLSVDETTPWLAADPERAQVMRIGGVHCMIVAPLVLRGAVLGMTCFYRSARPEPFTPDDLILALELAARTAVCLDNARRYTREHTIALTLQRHLLPQGPSFQTAAEVAHCHLPAEAGGGWFDAIPLSSARIGLVVGDVAGHGIHTATTMGQLRTAINALAALDLYPDDLLARLNDTVIRLARERSALPPADPLRDEPVRATCVYAVYDPFTGDCAIARAGYPAPVLAHPDGTTEIPDVPAGPSLGDEEAPFAAAQFRLLPGSILALYTDGFLAASRAATETALERLRHALSRHDRRLNDLRDDAVYALQPAPPMGDDAILLLARTRILSGDQVATWTIPPHPEAVAAARAHAVRQLADWKLIGDSLPTEIIVSELVTNAIRHGAPPVQLRLIKDRTLTCEVSDTSPAAPHLRHARTVDEGGRGLFIVAQLAQHWGTRYTEHGKTIWTEQTLS; encoded by the coding sequence ATGGTGCAGCGGAAACCCTTGTTGATCGTGGACGCGGACGGTTTGGTGTCGGAGTGGAGCAAGGACGCCGAACGCCTTCTGGGGCACAGCGCTGCCGACGCGGTGGGGCGGCCTGCCACGATCTTGGTCGAAGAACCGGCTCACGCCGACGAGTCCGTGAGGTCCGCGCGGAGGAGCGGTCGGGTGTCCGGCTGGGCGGAAGGCCTGGACCTGCGCGTGGACCCCGTTCTGCGCGCGGACGGATCGGTGGCCTGGGGCATCTGGGCAGCCCGTCGGCGCGGAACAGAAGCTGACGAGATGGGCACGGCGCTCCTGGACGCTCTGTTCACCCAGTCACCGGTCGGTCTTGTCGTCGTTGACGCGGATCTACGCATCCTGCGCGTCAACACCGCCTCCGAAGGCATGCGCGGCGCTCCGGTCGAGCAGTTGCTCGGCCGGCCGGTGACCGAGGCCTTCGACATGGCTGACCCCGACGGAGTGAAGGCGATGGTCCGCGCAGTGCTCGAAAACGGTGTGCCGATCCTCGACCGGCTCGTACACGGCCGCCCGCCGGCTGTTTCCGGCCCCGAGCACATCTACTCGGTCTCCGTCTTCCGCCTGCAGGACGCCACCAGTCGTGTGCTGGGGGCCGCGGCCTCCCTGGTGGATGTCACCGAACGTGAGCGAGGGCGGGCACGCGCAGCTGTGCGCAACGCCGCGCGCCAGGGGATCGGCGGCTCACTGGACGTGATCACGACCTGCCGTGAACTCGTGGACGTGGCGGTACCCGGCTTTGCGGACACCGCGGTGGTGGATGTCCTGGACACCGTGGTGCGCGGGGAGGAACCGCCACTGGGGCCGCTCTTCGGCAATGAACCAATGCGGCGCACCGCCTTCAAGACCGGAACCGGACAGCCACAGGCATACCCGGTGGGAGGCACCAGCAGGTTCCCCTTCCCGACCCCGTACACGCAGAGCCTGGGCGACCTCGAACCTCGCCTTCTGAGCGTGGACGAGACCACCCCGTGGCTGGCCGCCGACCCGGAACGCGCGCAAGTGATGCGCATCGGCGGGGTCCACTGCATGATCGTGGCTCCGCTGGTCCTGCGCGGCGCCGTGCTGGGAATGACCTGCTTCTACCGCTCGGCCCGGCCCGAGCCCTTCACCCCCGACGACCTGATTCTGGCCCTCGAACTTGCAGCACGCACCGCCGTGTGCCTGGACAACGCCCGTCGGTACACGCGCGAACACACGATCGCCCTCACCCTGCAGCGGCATCTCCTGCCCCAGGGCCCGAGTTTCCAGACGGCTGCCGAGGTCGCTCATTGCCACCTGCCCGCCGAGGCGGGGGGTGGCTGGTTCGATGCCATTCCGCTCTCCAGCGCCCGGATCGGCCTCGTGGTTGGCGACGTGGCCGGGCATGGCATCCACACCGCCACCACCATGGGCCAGCTGCGTACCGCCATCAACGCGCTGGCCGCACTGGACCTGTACCCGGACGACCTGCTCGCCCGCCTCAACGACACCGTGATCCGCCTGGCGCGGGAACGGTCGGCCCTGCCGCCCGCGGACCCGCTGCGCGACGAACCCGTGAGGGCCACCTGTGTGTACGCGGTCTACGACCCCTTCACCGGTGACTGCGCCATCGCCCGCGCCGGATACCCGGCCCCCGTGCTTGCTCACCCGGACGGCACCACAGAGATCCCCGACGTCCCCGCCGGCCCTTCCCTGGGCGACGAGGAGGCACCCTTCGCCGCCGCGCAGTTCCGGCTCCTCCCGGGCAGCATCCTCGCGCTGTACACCGACGGATTCCTCGCGGCTTCCCGTGCCGCCACAGAAACAGCCCTGGAGCGCCTTCGCCATGCGCTGTCCCGTCATGACCGCCGGCTGAACGACCTGCGCGACGACGCCGTCTACGCCCTCCAGCCCGCCCCGCCCATGGGCGACGACGCCATCCTGCTCCTGGCCCGCACCCGGATTCTCAGCGGGGACCAAGTCGCCACCTGGACCATTCCTCCTCACCCGGAGGCCGTCGCTGCGGCCCGCGCCCATGCGGTGCGGCAACTCGCCGACTGGAAGTTGATCGGGGATTCCCTCCCCACCGAGATCATCGTCAGTGAACTGGTCACCAACGCCATCCGCCACGGCGCACCACCCGTGCAGCTACGTCTCATCAAGGACCGAACCCTCACCTGCGAGGTCTCGGACACAAGCCCCGCCGCCCCCCACCTCCGTCATGCCCGCACTGTCGACGAAGGGGGCCGTGGCCTCTTCATCGTTGCCCAACTCGCCCAGCACTGGGGTACGCGGTACACCGAGCACGGCAAGACCATCTGGACCGAGCAAACTCTCTCTTGA
- a CDS encoding hydrogenase maturation protease, with the protein MQSETRTVVVGVGNDFRRDDGIGWAVVETLRSRASVEPLASGTELRICGGDPVRLIEWWENADLAVVIDAARVQPGHPGRVHRMELGSRQPARSATASSHGFGLGEAWGLAQVLGRLPHRLVIYAVEVADASVGRGLSPMVAAAVESVADSVISEIVRHREGPVPD; encoded by the coding sequence ATGCAGTCCGAGACGCGTACCGTGGTTGTCGGCGTCGGCAATGACTTCCGGCGCGACGACGGGATCGGTTGGGCGGTGGTGGAGACGCTGCGTAGCCGCGCCTCGGTCGAGCCCCTCGCCTCCGGGACGGAGCTGCGCATCTGCGGCGGGGATCCCGTCCGGCTCATCGAGTGGTGGGAGAACGCGGATCTCGCCGTGGTGATCGATGCGGCACGCGTCCAGCCCGGCCATCCGGGCCGTGTGCACCGAATGGAGCTGGGCTCCCGGCAACCGGCCCGGTCCGCGACCGCGAGCTCACACGGATTCGGCCTCGGCGAAGCATGGGGCCTCGCCCAGGTGCTCGGGCGGCTGCCGCATCGGCTTGTGATCTACGCCGTCGAGGTTGCCGATGCTTCCGTGGGCAGGGGCCTCTCCCCCATGGTTGCGGCGGCGGTCGAATCCGTCGCCGACAGCGTTATCTCCGAGATCGTGCGCCACCGGGAAGGTCCGGTGCCCGACTGA
- a CDS encoding Rv1733c family protein — translation MSQELSGPRPPGAARDTLWRHLLRAAGREARALSRPVDRARSRLVVEFALSVVVALSLAVAAAWMTWNSEQHRALLEAQQRQQVRAITVTKAEAGAGDTRSGVVREALAQATWRFQGTVHRGALEVPAGTESGSVEQIWVTRDGQLAPKPRGIVDVAAASAVAGLSAFVGLSAVSLGVLGLRGRRLERRTLEAWDTEWGTVEPYWSGRRGR, via the coding sequence ATGTCGCAGGAACTTTCCGGACCGCGGCCGCCTGGAGCCGCACGGGACACTCTCTGGCGCCACCTGCTCCGCGCAGCCGGACGGGAAGCGCGCGCGCTGAGCCGCCCCGTCGACCGAGCCCGCAGCCGTCTGGTGGTGGAATTCGCCCTCTCCGTGGTGGTGGCGCTGTCCCTGGCGGTGGCAGCTGCCTGGATGACCTGGAACAGCGAGCAACACCGCGCCCTCCTCGAGGCGCAGCAGCGCCAGCAGGTCAGGGCGATCACCGTCACGAAGGCGGAAGCAGGGGCCGGCGACACGCGATCGGGTGTCGTGCGTGAGGCCTTGGCCCAGGCGACGTGGCGCTTCCAAGGAACCGTTCACCGGGGTGCCCTCGAGGTCCCCGCCGGTACCGAGTCCGGCAGTGTGGAGCAGATCTGGGTGACCCGGGACGGTCAGCTCGCGCCGAAACCACGCGGAATCGTCGACGTGGCCGCGGCGTCGGCGGTTGCGGGCCTGTCTGCGTTCGTCGGGCTCTCTGCCGTTTCCCTAGGCGTGCTCGGCCTTCGGGGACGCCGCCTCGAGCGACGGACCCTGGAGGCATGGGATACGGAATGGGGGACGGTTGAGCCCTACTGGTCCGGGCGCCGAGGAAGGTGA
- a CDS encoding LmeA family phospholipid-binding protein → MKHRLMKTRAAMRRHLVLTVATAVVLVAAVATGVAEFTARNMIQNRIAEAAPSLGDNVAVSVAGDWVLWDLAHKNIPRLDISSDDAHLGPLSQVSVHARLDDVRLGGTATVGSTHAQVTARTQSLAAAIQTVAPSMPVASVTTDPARGTVLAAVGPAGAGQLTLRPVLKDGKVTLAVDGLTVFGRSIPTSRLGMGNGGPGSAPGAQKDYPLGLKATSVHVRPDGLHIALTGGPSTLAGA, encoded by the coding sequence ATGAAGCACCGACTGATGAAGACGCGGGCAGCCATGCGCCGCCACCTCGTCCTCACCGTCGCGACCGCCGTGGTCCTGGTAGCCGCCGTCGCCACGGGCGTGGCCGAGTTCACGGCCCGCAACATGATCCAGAACCGCATCGCCGAAGCAGCCCCCTCCCTCGGCGACAACGTGGCGGTCAGCGTGGCCGGCGACTGGGTCCTGTGGGACCTGGCACACAAGAACATCCCCAGACTCGACATCAGCAGCGACGACGCCCACCTCGGACCCCTCTCCCAGGTCTCCGTCCACGCACGGCTCGACGACGTCCGCCTCGGCGGCACGGCCACCGTCGGCAGCACCCACGCCCAGGTGACCGCCCGGACGCAGTCCCTCGCCGCCGCGATCCAGACCGTCGCCCCGTCCATGCCTGTCGCCTCGGTCACCACCGACCCGGCGAGGGGAACCGTCCTCGCCGCCGTCGGCCCGGCCGGCGCCGGACAGCTGACGCTGCGTCCCGTACTCAAGGACGGGAAGGTGACCCTCGCCGTCGACGGGCTCACCGTGTTCGGCCGCTCAATCCCCACCAGCCGGCTCGGGATGGGCAACGGCGGCCCTGGATCTGCGCCGGGCGCGCAGAAGGACTACCCGCTCGGACTCAAAGCCACGTCCGTGCACGTCCGGCCGGACGGCCTGCACATCGCCCTGACGGGCGGCCCCAGCACCCTGGCCGGCGCCTGA
- a CDS encoding TetR/AcrR family transcriptional regulator: MTEASARDRGMRSHDAILGTATELMSQHGYAATSISMISAECGLPASSIYWHFGSKDGIYVAVLQRARVSLLEALPPVDVPGADVAQRLDAFLGSVRDSFQRHPHSLKLLLAVGMLRQDASTAALAELRHYRDTLLAWAQDSLSVVFDLSRRPEVSDELARFTLRTASGTAVARWFEPATSLEIGPLRIALMALASHHGVLVTRAPSATRVTDVS; the protein is encoded by the coding sequence ATGACGGAGGCATCGGCTCGGGATCGCGGCATGCGGTCCCACGACGCGATTCTCGGCACGGCAACTGAGCTGATGTCCCAGCACGGTTACGCCGCCACGTCCATATCGATGATCTCCGCCGAATGCGGACTCCCCGCCAGTTCCATTTACTGGCACTTCGGCAGCAAGGACGGCATCTACGTCGCGGTTCTCCAACGCGCAAGAGTCTCCTTGCTGGAGGCCCTTCCTCCGGTCGACGTACCCGGCGCGGACGTTGCGCAGCGGCTGGACGCCTTCCTCGGATCCGTCAGGGACAGCTTCCAACGCCACCCGCACAGCCTGAAGCTGCTGCTCGCGGTGGGCATGTTGCGGCAGGACGCCAGTACGGCGGCCCTGGCCGAACTGCGCCACTACCGCGACACGTTGTTGGCGTGGGCCCAGGATTCCCTGAGCGTCGTCTTCGACCTGAGCCGTCGCCCCGAGGTGTCGGACGAACTCGCCCGCTTCACGCTCAGAACGGCGAGCGGAACCGCGGTGGCCCGTTGGTTCGAACCGGCCACTTCCCTCGAGATCGGGCCGCTGCGCATCGCGTTGATGGCCCTGGCCTCCCACCACGGCGTTCTTGTGACGAGGGCTCCCTCGGCGACACGCGTCACGGACGTGTCGTGA
- a CDS encoding CBS domain-containing protein translates to MNEREGPVSGADARRVVGEGSRADEPREQHTLLRHLGAVATAFARQAAARHPVARSPLPPHRTGAQQVPPASDTEAIPLLVRDVMDVSAASVRGDASLLAIARALTDAGVGSLPVTATDGRVKGVVSESDLLAKAAVEASGHEPGARGALVRRRLHDSARAQTAEDLMTAPAITVHPEATVAEAAWLASLSRLKRLPVSDKEGHLVGVVRRNVLLSALVRDDAGIQEEIESKILAKDFPSAQETVTVTVRNGAVDVRGQMARGDAQRLLTRIGGLADVTEVVDHLTAV, encoded by the coding sequence ATGAACGAGCGCGAAGGCCCTGTGTCCGGCGCCGACGCCCGCCGCGTCGTGGGCGAGGGGAGCCGCGCCGACGAACCCCGAGAGCAGCACACGCTGCTTCGGCATCTCGGCGCAGTGGCGACGGCGTTCGCCCGGCAGGCCGCGGCTCGCCATCCGGTGGCTCGGTCACCGCTCCCTCCTCACAGGACGGGAGCGCAGCAGGTTCCACCCGCGTCCGACACGGAGGCCATTCCGCTGCTGGTCCGCGACGTCATGGACGTCTCGGCTGCATCGGTGCGCGGCGATGCATCCTTGCTGGCGATTGCCCGGGCTCTGACCGACGCAGGCGTCGGATCGTTGCCCGTGACCGCCACCGACGGTCGGGTGAAGGGCGTGGTGTCGGAATCCGACTTGCTGGCGAAGGCCGCCGTCGAGGCATCGGGCCACGAGCCCGGTGCGCGTGGCGCCCTTGTGCGTCGGCGGCTGCACGACAGCGCACGCGCCCAGACCGCGGAGGACCTCATGACCGCGCCGGCGATCACGGTGCACCCCGAAGCGACCGTCGCCGAGGCGGCATGGCTCGCCTCACTCTCGCGCCTCAAGAGACTGCCCGTGTCAGACAAGGAAGGGCACCTGGTCGGTGTCGTGAGAAGGAACGTCCTGCTGAGCGCCCTGGTTAGGGACGACGCCGGGATCCAGGAGGAGATCGAGTCCAAGATTCTCGCCAAGGATTTCCCCTCCGCCCAGGAGACGGTGACGGTCACCGTTCGTAACGGGGCTGTCGATGTGCGCGGACAGATGGCCCGTGGCGACGCACAGCGGCTCCTCACCCGGATTGGGGGACTGGCCGACGTGACCGAGGTGGTTGATCACCTCACGGCGGTATGA
- a CDS encoding HAMP domain-containing sensor histidine kinase, whose translation MNRPRSRRGSLARNIVVLTTVVAALAAALTGLIAWQTAEHGAERRERDQLTRQATVLSRLPALSEALFTGAQVLAGPNSVQLAVIAPDGTVSGTATPAVDMASKSDLLAGEPVSANSVLGGQDVLLVGQPGVRGGAIVLTEPYTVVTQNTNQIRRNVIAPLIVGMLGAALAGALLARRIARPLATAAQIAHRLADGERGVPAPVDGPRETADIGRALNVLDEALAHSENRQREFLLSVSHDLRTPLTALQGYAEALADGLVEPDQLPEVGGILADETRRLDRFLGDLLDLARLEADDLRLDTAPTDISALVAEAAAFWAGPCARHDVDLRLEQSGHPVVDTDAFRVRQLIDGLVQNALRVTPEGAPLVLAVRAAAGGAAELQVRDGGPGLSDDDVRIAFDSGALHERYRGTRPVGSGLGLAIAHRLTGRLGGVIGVEGRGPEGGACFTVTLPPSPDGP comes from the coding sequence GTGAACCGCCCCCGCTCCCGTCGTGGCTCGCTCGCACGCAACATCGTGGTGCTGACCACCGTGGTGGCAGCGCTCGCAGCGGCGCTGACCGGACTGATCGCCTGGCAGACCGCCGAGCACGGCGCGGAGCGGCGCGAGCGCGACCAACTGACGCGCCAGGCAACGGTGCTGAGCCGTCTGCCCGCCTTGTCCGAAGCCCTTTTTACCGGCGCCCAGGTACTGGCCGGGCCGAACAGCGTGCAGCTGGCCGTCATCGCCCCGGACGGAACGGTGAGCGGAACCGCCACCCCAGCCGTCGACATGGCGTCGAAATCGGACCTGCTGGCGGGAGAGCCGGTCTCCGCCAACAGCGTCCTGGGCGGCCAGGACGTGCTGCTGGTGGGGCAGCCGGGCGTGCGCGGCGGCGCGATCGTGCTGACCGAGCCGTACACGGTCGTCACCCAGAACACGAACCAGATCCGCCGCAACGTGATTGCGCCGCTGATCGTCGGAATGCTCGGCGCGGCACTGGCCGGAGCGCTCCTGGCCCGCCGCATCGCCCGCCCGCTCGCGACGGCCGCGCAGATCGCGCACCGGCTCGCCGACGGCGAACGCGGCGTACCGGCCCCGGTCGACGGCCCACGGGAGACCGCGGACATCGGGCGCGCCCTCAACGTCCTGGACGAAGCGCTGGCGCACAGCGAGAACCGGCAGCGGGAGTTCCTGCTCTCCGTCTCCCACGACTTGCGCACCCCGCTGACCGCACTGCAGGGATACGCCGAGGCACTTGCCGACGGCCTGGTCGAGCCGGACCAACTGCCCGAGGTCGGCGGCATCCTGGCCGACGAGACCCGCCGCCTGGACCGCTTCCTGGGGGACCTGCTGGACCTGGCCCGGCTGGAGGCGGACGACCTCCGCCTCGACACGGCCCCGACCGACATCTCCGCACTCGTCGCCGAGGCCGCTGCCTTCTGGGCCGGACCCTGCGCACGCCACGACGTCGACCTGCGGCTCGAGCAGTCCGGGCATCCCGTCGTCGACACGGACGCCTTCCGGGTTCGCCAGCTGATCGACGGCCTGGTGCAGAATGCCCTACGGGTCACGCCCGAGGGCGCACCCCTGGTCCTCGCCGTCCGCGCAGCTGCGGGCGGCGCTGCCGAACTGCAGGTCCGCGACGGTGGACCTGGCCTGAGCGACGACGACGTCCGCATTGCCTTCGACAGCGGCGCCCTCCACGAGCGCTACCGGGGCACCCGCCCGGTCGGCAGCGGCCTGGGCCTGGCCATCGCCCACCGCCTGACCGGCCGCCTCGGTGGCGTCATCGGTGTCGAAGGGCGCGGCCCGGAAGGCGGCGCCTGCTTCACCGTCACCCTCCCGCCGTCACCCGACGGCCCTTGA
- a CDS encoding Hsp20/alpha crystallin family protein: MAVLARKQKFPFPDLPDWFEAFPSRFTMPAMADLYPMRLEEYTENDRYIVRAELPGIEVKELDVTVEDGVLTIKAERTERDVDKNRSEIRYGSLARSMTLPKSADEDDVRAEYVDGMLTISVGLGQEKSETKHIEVRHPA, from the coding sequence ATGGCTGTACTCGCACGCAAGCAGAAGTTCCCCTTCCCCGACCTGCCGGATTGGTTCGAGGCCTTTCCGAGCCGGTTCACCATGCCTGCGATGGCCGACCTGTATCCCATGAGGCTCGAGGAGTACACCGAGAACGACCGGTACATCGTCCGGGCGGAGCTCCCGGGCATCGAGGTCAAGGAGCTGGACGTCACCGTGGAGGACGGCGTCCTCACCATCAAGGCAGAGCGCACCGAGCGCGATGTGGACAAGAACCGCAGCGAGATTCGTTACGGGTCCCTCGCGCGCAGTATGACCCTGCCCAAGAGTGCCGACGAGGACGACGTCCGCGCCGAGTACGTCGACGGCATGCTCACGATCAGCGTGGGCCTCGGCCAGGAGAAGTCGGAGACGAAGCACATCGAGGTCAGGCATCCCGCGTGA
- a CDS encoding MMPL family transporter codes for MKTESTEGPGLLHRSGRWCARHAWRVVALWVLLLVGLGLANHKWGGTFADSFSLPGTSAQTGANLLKAHTSTSGGTSAPIVIKSDQGSVPSHRAAIDAAVNNLDQLPNVLSVADPLTTPGAVSANGDIAQMTVRFSSNPASFDRSYLAQVDTAVEPLRTDHVTVEYGDPLGQLAAPKSADRASEAIGLAVAVLVLLIGFGSVAATGLPLLTAVLGLAVGLGGLGLLASHFSFAQASPTLAAMMGLGVGIDYALFLATRYRALLHSGMEPAEAVGRTVATSGRAVLVAAATVAMALGGLYVSGMSFIGTLGVAAGLSVVVAAAASVTLTPALLGLLGRRIDRLHVRSPVAEPTGESDVWHRWAVKVSLRPWLFLVSGLLLLGTLSIPVASMQLGHVDAGAQSTGRTDRRAFDRITEGFGPGANGPLTVVTHLDSRQVASLSEREGLATSLQHTLAAVLGVASVTPPVPSPDHDLLITTVTPTTGPQDQATTDLIHTLQNDTVPQALSGTGATGYVTGTTTATQTFTDTLVAKLPLIIGVVVVAAFLLLLTVFRSLLIALKAAVLNLFSIAASYGVVVAVFQWGWGGALFGVTEKVPVESYVPMMMFAIVFGLSMDYEVFLLSRIRETWLHRKDNHLAVATGLAATARVITCAALIMTSVFLAFLLSTNVAVKMLALGLGVSVIIDATVVRLILVPASMYLFGRANWWLPGWLDRLLPHLDPEGPAVAPTSLPATAPTPTSLPAPAPAPARGDQR; via the coding sequence ATGAAAACTGAATCGACCGAGGGGCCTGGACTGCTCCACCGGAGCGGGCGCTGGTGTGCCCGGCACGCCTGGCGGGTTGTCGCCCTGTGGGTGCTGCTCCTTGTCGGCCTCGGGCTGGCCAACCACAAGTGGGGCGGCACCTTCGCGGACAGCTTCTCCCTGCCCGGCACCAGTGCGCAGACCGGTGCCAACCTGCTCAAGGCCCACACCAGCACTTCCGGGGGCACATCCGCCCCGATCGTGATCAAGTCCGACCAGGGTTCGGTCCCCAGTCACCGGGCCGCGATCGACGCGGCCGTCAATAATCTGGATCAGCTGCCGAACGTCCTCTCAGTGGCCGACCCGCTCACCACGCCTGGGGCGGTCTCCGCGAACGGCGACATCGCCCAGATGACCGTCCGCTTCAGCAGCAACCCGGCGAGTTTCGACCGCTCCTATCTCGCCCAGGTCGACACCGCCGTCGAGCCACTGCGCACCGACCACGTCACCGTCGAATACGGGGACCCGCTCGGGCAGCTGGCCGCGCCCAAATCGGCCGACCGCGCCTCGGAGGCCATCGGTCTGGCTGTCGCCGTGCTCGTGCTGCTGATCGGCTTCGGAAGCGTCGCCGCCACCGGACTGCCGCTGCTGACGGCCGTGCTCGGCCTGGCCGTCGGCCTGGGCGGCCTCGGCCTGCTCGCCTCACACTTCAGCTTCGCGCAGGCGTCCCCGACCCTGGCCGCGATGATGGGCCTCGGCGTCGGCATCGACTACGCGCTCTTCCTCGCCACCCGCTACCGCGCCCTGCTGCACTCCGGGATGGAACCCGCTGAGGCGGTCGGGCGCACCGTTGCCACCAGCGGCCGTGCCGTGCTGGTCGCCGCCGCCACGGTCGCCATGGCGCTGGGCGGGCTCTATGTCTCCGGCATGAGCTTCATCGGCACCCTCGGCGTCGCGGCCGGGCTCAGCGTCGTCGTGGCCGCAGCAGCGTCCGTGACACTGACCCCCGCACTGCTGGGTCTGCTCGGCCGCCGCATCGACCGCCTTCACGTGCGCTCGCCGGTCGCCGAACCCACCGGCGAGTCGGACGTGTGGCACCGCTGGGCCGTCAAGGTCAGCCTGCGCCCCTGGCTCTTCCTGGTCAGCGGCCTGCTCCTGCTCGGCACACTCTCCATTCCGGTCGCGTCCATGCAGCTCGGCCACGTCGACGCCGGAGCACAGTCCACGGGCCGGACCGACCGCCGTGCCTTCGACCGGATCACCGAGGGATTCGGCCCCGGTGCCAACGGCCCCCTCACCGTCGTCACCCACCTCGACAGCCGCCAGGTCGCCAGCCTGTCCGAGCGCGAGGGCCTAGCCACCTCGCTCCAGCACACGCTGGCCGCCGTGCTCGGCGTCGCCTCCGTGACACCCCCGGTCCCCAGCCCCGACCACGACCTGCTCATCACCACCGTCACCCCCACCACCGGCCCGCAGGACCAGGCCACCACCGACCTGATCCACACATTGCAGAACGACACGGTGCCGCAAGCGCTGTCCGGCACCGGTGCCACCGGCTACGTCACCGGTACCACCACCGCCACCCAGACCTTCACCGATACCCTCGTCGCCAAACTGCCCCTGATCATCGGTGTGGTCGTCGTCGCCGCGTTCCTGCTGCTGCTCACCGTCTTCCGCAGCCTGCTGATCGCGCTCAAGGCCGCCGTGCTCAACCTGTTCTCCATCGCCGCCTCCTACGGCGTGGTCGTCGCGGTCTTCCAGTGGGGCTGGGGCGGCGCGCTGTTCGGCGTCACCGAGAAGGTTCCCGTCGAGTCCTACGTGCCGATGATGATGTTCGCCATCGTCTTCGGGCTCTCCATGGACTACGAGGTCTTCCTGCTCTCCCGGATCCGCGAGACCTGGCTGCACCGAAAGGACAACCACCTGGCCGTCGCCACCGGCCTCGCCGCCACGGCCCGCGTCATCACCTGCGCAGCACTGATCATGACCAGCGTCTTCCTGGCGTTCCTGCTCTCCACGAACGTCGCCGTCAAGATGCTCGCCCTCGGCCTCGGCGTCAGCGTCATCATCGACGCCACCGTGGTCCGCCTGATCCTGGTACCCGCGTCCATGTACCTCTTCGGGCGCGCCAACTGGTGGCTACCCGGCTGGCTGGACCGGCTGCTTCCGCATCTCGACCCGGAGGGACCCGCCGTCGCGCCCACCTCCCTGCCCGCAACCGCCCCCACGCCCACCTCCCTGCCCGCACCCGCCCCTGCGCCCGCCCGAGGAGACCAGCGATGA